A stretch of Rhizobium glycinendophyticum DNA encodes these proteins:
- a CDS encoding phosphoglycerate kinase, giving the protein MPAFKTLDDLTDIAGKRVLVRVDLNVPVTDGKVSDTTRIERVAPTILELSEKGAKVILLAHFGRPKGEPVADQSLSLIAPAVEEVLDQSVAFASDCIGAAATDAIAKMENGDILLLENTRFHKGEEKNDAGFTAELAKNGDIFVNDAFSAAHRAHASTEGLAHHLPAYAGRTMQAELEALEKGLGKPTRPVVAIVGGAKVSTKIDLLSNLVTKVDALVIGGGMANTFLAAQGIDVGKSLCEHDLADTARSILETAKTAGCAIVLPVDGVVAREFKANAANETVDVSAIPADAMMLDVGPKSVELVNGWIEKAATLVWNGPLGAFEITPFDKATVSAAEHAAAQTRAGKLVSVAGGGDTVSALNHAGVADDFSYVSTAGGAFLEWMEGKELPGVAVLVKG; this is encoded by the coding sequence ATGCCGGCTTTCAAGACACTCGACGATCTCACCGACATCGCAGGCAAGCGCGTGCTTGTCCGCGTCGACCTCAACGTTCCCGTGACGGACGGCAAGGTGTCCGACACCACGCGGATCGAACGCGTTGCACCGACGATCCTCGAACTGTCCGAAAAGGGCGCCAAGGTCATCCTGCTTGCCCATTTCGGCCGTCCAAAGGGCGAACCGGTGGCCGACCAGTCGCTGTCCCTGATCGCGCCTGCGGTCGAAGAGGTTCTCGACCAGAGTGTCGCCTTCGCCTCGGACTGCATCGGAGCAGCGGCAACGGATGCCATCGCCAAAATGGAAAACGGCGACATTCTACTTCTGGAAAACACCCGCTTCCACAAGGGCGAAGAGAAGAACGACGCCGGTTTCACCGCCGAACTCGCGAAGAACGGCGACATTTTCGTTAACGACGCTTTCTCGGCCGCGCACCGGGCGCATGCCTCGACCGAAGGTCTTGCCCATCACCTGCCCGCCTATGCCGGCCGCACCATGCAGGCCGAACTGGAAGCCTTGGAAAAGGGCCTCGGCAAGCCGACCCGCCCCGTCGTCGCCATCGTCGGTGGTGCCAAGGTCTCCACTAAGATCGACCTTCTGTCCAACCTCGTGACCAAGGTCGATGCGCTGGTCATCGGCGGCGGCATGGCCAACACCTTCCTCGCCGCCCAGGGCATCGATGTCGGCAAGTCACTCTGCGAGCATGACCTCGCCGACACCGCCCGTTCGATCCTGGAGACTGCCAAGACCGCCGGTTGCGCCATCGTCCTGCCTGTCGACGGTGTCGTCGCGCGCGAATTCAAGGCGAACGCGGCCAACGAGACGGTCGACGTGTCCGCCATCCCGGCAGACGCCATGATGCTTGATGTCGGCCCGAAGTCGGTGGAACTGGTCAACGGCTGGATCGAAAAGGCGGCAACCCTTGTCTGGAACGGCCCGCTGGGCGCCTTCGAGATCACCCCGTTCGACAAGGCAACTGTATCGGCTGCCGAACATGCGGCAGCCCAGACCCGCGCCGGCAAGCTCGTCTCCGTTGCCGGCGGCGGCGATACCGTGTCGGCGCTCAATCACGCGGGCGTGGCGGATGATTTCTCCTACGTCTCGACGGCAGGCGGCGCCTTCCTCGAATGGATGGAAGGCAAGGAATTGCCGGGCGTGGCAGTCCTCGTCAAGGGCTGA
- a CDS encoding fructose bisphosphate aldolase: protein MVDAKMLNKITSAPGFIAALDQSGGSTPGALRLYGVTESDYQGDDEMYRLIHAMRVRIMKAPAFTGDKVIGAILFERTMDGHVDGEEVPSYLWNKRGVVPFLKIDKGLLDEQNGVQLMKPMPELEPLLVRGRNKGIFGTKMRSVIAQADKAGIAAVVRQQFEVARQIIGQGLMPIVEPEVSIKCLTKVEAEAILRDEIAAQLDKLAGDETVMLKLTIPTVDDFYAPLVAHKSVVRVVALSGGYSTIDACDKLSRNHGMIASFSRALAEQLRVTMSDAEFNASIGKTIEQIYAASVQKVGAMAAE from the coding sequence ATGGTGGACGCGAAAATGTTGAACAAGATCACCTCGGCACCCGGCTTCATCGCCGCACTGGACCAGAGTGGCGGCTCGACACCGGGCGCCTTGCGTCTCTACGGGGTAACCGAGAGCGACTATCAGGGCGATGACGAGATGTATCGCCTGATCCACGCCATGCGGGTGCGGATCATGAAGGCGCCGGCCTTCACCGGCGACAAGGTCATCGGCGCAATCCTCTTCGAACGCACAATGGACGGCCATGTCGACGGCGAAGAGGTTCCCTCGTATCTCTGGAACAAGCGCGGCGTCGTGCCCTTCCTGAAGATCGACAAGGGCCTGCTGGACGAGCAGAACGGCGTGCAGTTGATGAAGCCCATGCCCGAGCTCGAACCTCTGCTGGTCCGTGGCCGCAACAAGGGTATTTTCGGCACCAAGATGCGCTCCGTGATTGCCCAAGCCGACAAGGCCGGCATCGCAGCCGTGGTCCGCCAACAGTTCGAAGTTGCCCGCCAGATCATCGGCCAAGGCCTCATGCCAATCGTCGAGCCGGAAGTCTCGATCAAATGCCTGACCAAGGTGGAAGCCGAAGCCATCCTGCGCGACGAAATCGCAGCACAACTCGACAAGCTGGCGGGCGATGAAACGGTGATGCTGAAGCTGACCATCCCGACGGTCGACGACTTCTATGCGCCGCTCGTCGCCCACAAGTCGGTCGTCCGCGTCGTCGCGCTCTCCGGCGGCTACAGCACGATCGATGCCTGCGACAAGCTCAGCCGCAACCACGGCATGATCGCCAGCTTCTCGCGTGCGCTCGCCGAACAGCTGCGGGTCACGATGAGCGACGCGGAATTCAACGCGAGCATCGGCAAGACCATCGAGCAGATCTATGCCGCCAGCGTCCAGAAGGTCGGCGCGATGGCTGCGGAGTAA
- a CDS encoding PhzF family phenazine biosynthesis protein, whose product MRSLPFVTVDVFTDTRFAGNPLAVITDARDLTDREMQAVAAEFGYSETSFILPPRDPANTAEVRIFTPVTEVPFAGHPNVGTAHVIASLGSLFGRDIGDLLRFEEKAGLVEVSIRRHPDGSVSGTTIRAPGLLTIGTVLTPETVAVCLRLRAGEIETTRHLPVFASVGLKFILVEVTDLDALAAASPDRDAFEALSLAHPTEECDCAMFLYTPIGHDHIRARMFAPLDNVLEDPATGSASAALGAFLTTLSPPVNHRRLRIEQGVEMGRRSLIDLDVISVDGVFDHVTITGSSVEVMRGTLSL is encoded by the coding sequence ATGCGCAGTCTTCCCTTCGTCACTGTCGACGTCTTCACCGACACCCGCTTTGCCGGCAATCCGCTTGCCGTCATCACAGACGCACGGGACCTGACAGACCGTGAGATGCAGGCGGTGGCGGCCGAGTTCGGTTACTCCGAGACCTCCTTCATCCTCCCGCCGCGTGACCCGGCCAACACCGCCGAAGTGAGGATCTTCACGCCCGTGACCGAAGTCCCCTTCGCCGGCCACCCCAATGTCGGCACCGCGCATGTGATCGCTTCCCTCGGCAGCCTCTTCGGCCGCGACATCGGCGATCTCCTGCGCTTCGAGGAAAAGGCCGGGCTCGTTGAAGTCTCCATACGCAGGCATCCGGATGGCTCCGTCTCCGGCACGACTATCCGCGCGCCGGGCCTGCTGACGATCGGCACTGTGCTGACGCCTGAGACTGTGGCGGTGTGCCTCCGTCTTAGAGCCGGAGAGATCGAGACCACCCGACATTTACCGGTCTTCGCCTCGGTGGGGCTGAAGTTCATCCTGGTTGAGGTGACCGATCTCGATGCGCTGGCAGCAGCATCCCCGGATCGCGACGCCTTCGAGGCGCTCAGTCTCGCGCATCCGACGGAAGAGTGCGACTGCGCCATGTTCCTTTACACCCCGATCGGCCATGATCACATCAGGGCACGCATGTTTGCACCCCTCGACAACGTGCTTGAAGATCCGGCAACCGGCAGCGCCTCGGCGGCTCTCGGCGCCTTCTTGACGACGCTGTCGCCGCCTGTAAACCACCGCAGGCTCCGGATCGAGCAGGGTGTGGAGATGGGCCGGCGCAGCCTGATCGACCTCGATGTAATCTCTGTCGACGGTGTCTTCGACCATGTCACCATCACCGGGTCATCGGTCGAGGTGATGCGCGGCACCCTCAGCCTCTGA
- a CDS encoding PACE efflux transporter yields the protein MRSVADRIRHAVSFELLGLAIITPIGAWAFGMRMADIGVVGIGAATLATGWNYLYNLGFDHLLQRWTGTTLKTLPVRIIHAILFEAGLLTVLLPFIAWYLQISMWQAFVMDLSLSLFYLVYAFVFNWSYDRLFPLPEWQTEASH from the coding sequence ATGCGCTCCGTCGCAGACCGCATCCGCCATGCCGTGAGCTTCGAGCTTCTCGGCCTTGCCATCATCACCCCGATCGGCGCCTGGGCCTTTGGCATGCGGATGGCCGATATCGGTGTCGTCGGCATTGGCGCCGCCACCCTCGCGACCGGCTGGAACTACCTCTATAATCTCGGCTTCGACCATCTGCTGCAACGCTGGACCGGCACCACACTGAAGACCCTGCCGGTGCGAATCATCCATGCCATTCTCTTCGAAGCTGGCCTTCTGACGGTGCTCCTGCCCTTCATCGCCTGGTATTTGCAGATCTCGATGTGGCAGGCCTTCGTCATGGACCTGTCGCTGTCGCTGTTTTATCTGGTCTACGCCTTTGTCTTCAACTGGAGCTATGACCGGCTGTTTCCGCTCCCCGAGTGGCAGACGGAAGCATCCCATTGA
- a CDS encoding MFS transporter — protein sequence MRRNLLPVMALLLGTLFLFLGNGLYGLLLPVRGAAEGYSNEVLGLLGTSWATGFVLGCFVAPKLVMRVGHVRAFSTFVSLISVIALLSGIIIDAEWWIVLRAITGFCTAGTSMIIESWLNERATNESRGAIFSFYISITLIGVVGGQMLVGVFDPTTTILFMICGIVYGVAVMPTTMSTAASPQPLKSLKLDLPLLYRNSPVSFVGILLIGIANGAYGTLGAVFGTRVGLDAATIASLLSVTIFLGAIMQFPAGKLSDRIDRRYVLAALSALAAFAAVALVFIEPTSATWIFILVGIYGAAANALYPIAVAHANDFAKPDEFVKVSGGLLLLFGIGTIIGPTIGGPVMTAAGPYSLFTVTAIAHLSISAYAIYRSRLRAAIPAEDRENMPNLPISASPLSTPESLSLDPRAAPLPEQDEEPQFRTGTSG from the coding sequence ATGAGACGCAATCTCCTGCCCGTGATGGCCCTGCTTCTGGGCACGCTCTTCCTGTTTCTCGGCAACGGCCTCTACGGCCTGCTGCTGCCGGTACGCGGTGCCGCCGAGGGCTACTCGAACGAAGTGCTCGGCCTGCTCGGCACATCCTGGGCCACAGGCTTTGTCCTTGGCTGCTTCGTCGCACCCAAACTGGTCATGCGCGTCGGCCATGTCCGGGCTTTTTCCACTTTCGTGTCGCTGATCTCGGTCATCGCGCTCTTGAGCGGCATCATCATCGATGCCGAATGGTGGATCGTGCTGCGCGCCATCACTGGTTTCTGCACAGCCGGCACCTCGATGATCATCGAGAGCTGGTTGAACGAGCGCGCGACCAACGAAAGCCGCGGCGCGATCTTCTCCTTCTACATCTCGATCACCCTGATCGGCGTCGTCGGCGGCCAGATGCTCGTCGGCGTCTTTGACCCGACCACCACCATCCTCTTCATGATCTGCGGCATCGTCTATGGCGTCGCCGTCATGCCAACCACCATGTCGACGGCCGCCTCCCCTCAGCCGCTCAAGTCGTTGAAGCTCGACCTCCCGCTGCTCTATCGCAATTCGCCCGTCTCCTTTGTCGGCATCCTGCTGATTGGCATCGCCAACGGGGCCTATGGCACGCTCGGCGCCGTCTTCGGCACCCGCGTCGGACTGGATGCGGCAACGATCGCCTCTCTGCTCTCCGTCACCATCTTCCTCGGTGCCATTATGCAGTTTCCGGCCGGCAAGCTGTCCGACCGCATCGACCGCCGCTATGTGCTGGCAGCCCTCTCGGCCCTTGCAGCCTTCGCCGCTGTTGCTCTGGTGTTCATCGAGCCGACCAGCGCGACCTGGATCTTCATCCTCGTTGGCATCTATGGTGCAGCGGCAAACGCCCTCTACCCGATCGCGGTTGCGCATGCCAACGACTTCGCCAAGCCGGATGAATTCGTGAAGGTCTCTGGCGGCCTGCTGCTGCTCTTCGGCATCGGGACTATCATCGGCCCGACGATCGGCGGCCCCGTAATGACGGCGGCGGGTCCTTACTCCCTGTTCACCGTGACAGCCATCGCCCATCTCTCGATCTCGGCCTATGCGATCTACCGCAGCCGCCTGCGCGCCGCGATCCCGGCCGAGGACCGCGAGAACATGCCGAACCTGCCGATCAGCGCATCGCCGCTCAGCACACCGGAAAGCCTCAGCCTCGACCCCCGCGCAGCCCCGCTGCCGGAACAGGATGAAGAGCCGCAATTCAGGACAGGAACCAGCGGATGA
- a CDS encoding DUF1192 domain-containing protein — protein sequence MIQDEDNKKPKTEHHLGCELSAISADELRHRISLLRGEILRIEAEIERKEASRKAADNLFGPKV from the coding sequence ATGATCCAGGACGAGGACAACAAGAAGCCGAAAACGGAGCACCATCTGGGCTGCGAGCTCTCGGCAATCTCTGCCGATGAACTCAGACACCGAATCAGCCTGCTGCGGGGGGAAATCCTGCGCATTGAGGCAGAAATCGAGCGCAAGGAAGCGAGTCGCAAGGCTGCAGACAACCTCTTCGGCCCCAAAGTATAG
- a CDS encoding DUF1465 family protein gives MSELGMNTVSFAGRAAASSQFKATYAEGMGLVEETAAFLDGPGRAAAKVLPRQASVLYAAESMRLTTRLMQMASWLLLQRAVNNGEMSRDQVLSEKSKVRLDGFNVDRSAPGWNDLPEAFRDLVERSLRLQNRIALLDREIYRSDEEEFLPDNENSVQAQLNLLRTAFNAG, from the coding sequence ATGTCTGAGCTCGGTATGAATACGGTTAGCTTCGCCGGTCGTGCAGCAGCATCCAGCCAGTTCAAGGCGACCTATGCCGAAGGCATGGGCCTGGTCGAAGAAACGGCAGCCTTCCTCGATGGCCCCGGCCGCGCCGCCGCCAAGGTGCTGCCGCGCCAGGCCTCCGTTCTCTACGCAGCCGAATCCATGCGCCTGACCACCCGGCTGATGCAGATGGCTTCTTGGCTGCTGCTGCAGCGCGCCGTCAACAACGGCGAGATGAGCCGCGATCAGGTTCTCTCGGAAAAGAGCAAGGTGCGGCTCGACGGTTTCAACGTCGACCGCAGCGCCCCCGGCTGGAACGATCTGCCGGAAGCTTTCCGCGATCTGGTTGAGCGGTCGCTGCGCCTGCAGAACCGCATCGCCCTGCTCGACCGCGAGATCTACCGCTCAGACGAGGAAGAGTTCCTGCCTGACAACGAAAACAGCGTCCAGGCACAGCTCAACCTCCTGCGCACTGCCTTTAACGCCGGCTGA
- a CDS encoding patatin-like phospholipase family protein, giving the protein MTKFILSIDGGGIRGLIPATVLAVLQEKLANRGKTLPLYRYFHMIAGTSTGAIIAAGLSSPKPKQPTQPAADPKTLVDLYKKKGSEIFDISIFRKISSWDGILEERYDAAPLEKILKEMLGPKTLISDALTKLLITGYDIEARRAVFMTNADKDHENFYVWQAVRGSSAAPTYFEPALVENLTMSKHGEVPSLPMIDGGVFANDPAMAAYVEGSKLGWRDGGDKMVILSLGTGSACRKIPYQQAKRWGAAGWLNPANDTPLISVLMQGQSSTASYQLNKLLNQTPPAFADGATVITAANRATTDYFRLDAPLVGVNDALDDATPQNIAKLERFGQTLAQKHDQALEEIADRLSTP; this is encoded by the coding sequence ATGACGAAATTCATACTCTCGATCGATGGAGGCGGTATCCGGGGCCTCATCCCGGCAACGGTTCTGGCCGTGCTGCAGGAGAAGCTCGCAAACCGCGGGAAGACCCTGCCGCTCTATCGCTACTTCCACATGATTGCCGGCACCTCGACCGGTGCCATCATCGCCGCAGGGCTTTCGAGCCCGAAGCCGAAACAGCCCACGCAGCCTGCAGCGGATCCGAAGACGCTGGTCGATCTCTATAAGAAGAAGGGCTCCGAAATCTTCGACATCAGCATCTTTCGCAAAATCAGCAGTTGGGATGGCATCCTCGAAGAACGTTACGATGCGGCACCTTTGGAAAAGATCCTGAAAGAGATGCTCGGGCCAAAAACCTTGATCAGTGACGCACTGACAAAGCTGCTGATCACGGGCTACGACATCGAGGCCCGCCGGGCAGTCTTCATGACCAACGCGGACAAGGATCACGAGAACTTCTATGTGTGGCAGGCGGTGCGGGGCTCGTCGGCAGCGCCGACCTACTTCGAACCGGCTCTGGTCGAGAACCTGACGATGAGTAAACACGGGGAGGTGCCGTCCCTTCCGATGATCGACGGCGGCGTCTTCGCCAACGATCCGGCAATGGCCGCTTATGTCGAGGGCAGCAAACTCGGCTGGCGCGATGGCGGGGACAAAATGGTGATCCTGTCGCTCGGCACAGGTTCGGCATGCCGCAAGATCCCCTACCAGCAGGCGAAGCGTTGGGGTGCGGCGGGTTGGCTCAATCCCGCCAATGACACGCCACTGATCTCGGTGCTGATGCAGGGGCAGTCGAGCACCGCCTCCTATCAGCTGAACAAACTGCTTAACCAGACGCCACCGGCTTTTGCAGACGGTGCCACGGTGATCACCGCGGCCAATCGCGCAACGACAGACTACTTCAGGCTGGATGCGCCTCTGGTGGGCGTCAACGACGCTCTGGACGATGCCACACCTCAGAACATCGCAAAGCTCGAACGCTTCGGACAGACGCTGGCCCAGAAGCACGACCAGGCGCTCGAGGAGATCGCCGACCGCCTCTCCACGCCCTGA
- the rpmE gene encoding 50S ribosomal protein L31 codes for MKADIHPDYHVIKVVMTDGTEYETRSTWGSEGAVMNLEIDPKSHPAWTGGNQQLLDRGGRVSKFNKRFGGLGL; via the coding sequence ATGAAGGCTGACATCCATCCCGACTACCACGTCATCAAGGTCGTCATGACCGATGGCACCGAATACGAGACCCGTTCGACCTGGGGTTCCGAAGGTGCAGTGATGAACCTCGAAATCGACCCGAAGTCGCATCCGGCCTGGACCGGCGGCAACCAGCAGCTGCTGGACCGCGGCGGCCGCGTTTCGAAGTTCAACAAGCGTTTCGGCGGCCTCGGCCTCTAA
- a CDS encoding ABC transporter transmembrane domain-containing protein encodes MTLEAENTEKKRRSLKPLADLLPYLARYKGLVAGALAFLCLAAVTTLALPIAIRRMLDHGFNASDSEFINKYFAMMIVMALVLAVASALRYYYVITIGERVVADLRSDVFTHVTRLSPAFFDINQSGEIVSRLTADTTQLKSAVGATASLALRNSILCLGAMVMMIATSPKLSIMVLAAIPVIVFPLVAFGRSVRKRSRAAQDTLAEASSYAGEVIGAARTLQAFNAEETARSRYVTAVESAYEAARSAIKSRALLTGVAISLVFGSVVGVLWYGAQSVLAGTMTAGTLGQFLLYSLIAAGSLGTLSEVFGEMSQAAGAAERLHELLAEHPEIAAPANPVALPMPARGSVDFEAVQFSYPSAKTKSALKGLSFSVAHGETVAIVGPSGAGKSTIFSLILRFYDPASGTIRLDGVDIREADPKAVRDRIAIVPQDTTIFASSIHDNIAFGTPGATRAMVEAAADAAQASEFIGRQVNGFDTLVGERGITLSGGQRQRIAIARALLRNAPLLLLDEATSALDAESETLVQKALDGLMRDRTTIVIAHRLATVLKADRILVLDDGRIVEEGTHQSLIQQGGLYAKLARLQFETGGRDFTAAAQ; translated from the coding sequence GTGACCTTGGAAGCCGAAAACACCGAGAAGAAGCGCCGCTCCCTGAAACCGCTTGCCGACCTCCTGCCCTATCTCGCGCGCTACAAAGGCCTGGTGGCCGGTGCCCTCGCTTTCCTCTGTCTCGCCGCCGTGACGACGCTGGCATTGCCGATCGCCATCCGGCGCATGCTCGATCACGGCTTCAACGCATCCGACAGCGAATTCATCAACAAATACTTCGCAATGATGATCGTCATGGCGCTGGTGCTCGCGGTCGCCAGTGCGCTTCGCTATTACTATGTCATCACCATTGGCGAGCGGGTCGTGGCCGATCTACGCAGCGATGTCTTCACCCATGTGACCCGCCTGTCGCCGGCTTTCTTCGACATCAACCAATCCGGCGAAATCGTCTCGCGACTCACGGCTGACACCACGCAGTTGAAATCCGCTGTCGGCGCGACTGCCTCGCTGGCACTGCGCAATTCCATCCTCTGCCTCGGCGCCATGGTGATGATGATCGCCACCAGCCCGAAACTGTCGATCATGGTGCTCGCGGCGATTCCCGTCATCGTCTTCCCGCTGGTCGCCTTCGGCCGCTCGGTGCGCAAGCGCTCGCGCGCCGCCCAGGATACCCTCGCCGAAGCGTCGTCCTATGCCGGCGAAGTGATCGGGGCCGCCCGCACTCTGCAGGCCTTCAACGCCGAGGAAACCGCCCGCAGCCGCTATGTCACCGCCGTCGAGAGCGCCTATGAGGCCGCTCGTTCGGCCATCAAGTCGCGCGCCCTGTTGACCGGCGTCGCCATTTCGCTTGTTTTCGGCAGCGTCGTCGGCGTCTTGTGGTATGGCGCCCAGAGCGTGCTCGCAGGCACCATGACCGCCGGCACGCTCGGCCAGTTCCTGCTCTATTCGCTAATCGCCGCAGGCTCTCTCGGCACCCTGTCGGAAGTCTTCGGTGAGATGTCACAGGCGGCCGGCGCCGCCGAGCGCCTGCATGAACTGCTCGCGGAACATCCCGAGATCGCCGCCCCCGCCAATCCGGTGGCCCTGCCGATGCCCGCACGCGGCAGCGTCGATTTCGAGGCGGTACAGTTCTCCTATCCCTCGGCCAAGACCAAGTCGGCCCTGAAGGGCCTCTCCTTCTCCGTGGCCCACGGCGAGACGGTGGCAATCGTCGGTCCTTCGGGTGCCGGCAAGAGCACGATCTTCTCGCTCATCCTGCGGTTTTACGATCCGGCCTCCGGCACCATCCGCCTTGATGGAGTCGACATCCGCGAAGCCGACCCTAAAGCGGTGCGCGACCGCATCGCGATCGTACCCCAGGATACGACGATCTTCGCCTCCTCGATCCACGACAACATCGCCTTCGGCACGCCCGGCGCGACACGCGCCATGGTCGAGGCGGCCGCAGATGCCGCCCAGGCGAGCGAATTCATCGGCCGGCAGGTCAACGGTTTCGACACGCTGGTCGGCGAGCGCGGCATCACGCTCTCGGGCGGCCAGCGCCAGCGCATCGCGATTGCCCGTGCCCTGCTGCGCAACGCCCCGCTATTGCTGCTCGACGAGGCGACCTCCGCACTCGATGCGGAAAGCGAAACTCTGGTGCAGAAGGCGCTCGACGGCCTGATGCGCGACCGCACCACGATTGTCATTGCCCACCGCCTGGCAACGGTGTTGAAGGCCGACCGCATCCTCGTCCTGGACGACGGCCGCATCGTCGAGGAGGGCACGCATCAGAGCCTGATTCAGCAGGGAGGTCTCTATGCCAAGCTTGCCCGCTTGCAGTTTGAGACCGGCGGACGCGACTTTACCGCAGCCGCGCAATAA
- a CDS encoding FAD-binding dehydrogenase — MLEFDVVVIGGGLAGLVAATEAVDRGLTVGLIDQEGEQNLGGQAFWSLGGLFLIDSPEQRRMGIRDSLDLARQDWFGSASFDRTEDFWPRQWAEAYLQFAAGEKRSWLKGQGVNWFPVVGWAERGGSLADGHGNSVPRFHVTWGTGPGVLAPFVRRAKAAAEAGKLTLLFRHQVDLLTVENSAVTGCSGVVLAGDATVRGGRSSRNVVGDFEVRAGAVIVASGGIGGNHDLVRKSWPVERLGPPPQSMVAGVPHHVDGRMLAITQAAGGEVINGDRMWHYTEGLKNWDPIWPNHGIRILPGPSSFWCDAEGNRFAPPAMPGFDTLATLKAIRARGHDYSWFILNKAIIKKEFALSGSEQNPDLTDKNIPLLLKRLGNNPPGPVQAFMDKGEDFVVRDTLEDLVVGMNELSGEHRLSVHHLRAQIEARDREIGNRFSKDAQVTAIRGARAYLGDKLMRTAKPHRLLDPAAGPLIGVRLHILTRKTLGGLHTDLEARVLNRENKPVPGLYAAGEVSGFGGGGMHGYNALEGTFLGGCLFSGRIAGRSAGR, encoded by the coding sequence ATGCTGGAATTCGACGTCGTCGTGATCGGTGGCGGGCTCGCCGGTTTGGTGGCCGCAACGGAGGCCGTGGACCGAGGCTTGACGGTCGGCCTGATCGACCAGGAGGGGGAGCAGAACCTCGGCGGGCAGGCCTTTTGGTCGCTCGGCGGCCTCTTCCTCATCGACAGTCCCGAACAGCGGCGCATGGGCATTCGCGACAGCCTGGATCTCGCCCGCCAGGACTGGTTCGGCTCAGCGTCGTTCGACCGCACGGAAGATTTCTGGCCGCGCCAGTGGGCGGAGGCCTATCTGCAATTCGCAGCTGGCGAGAAGCGATCCTGGCTGAAAGGGCAGGGCGTCAACTGGTTTCCCGTGGTCGGCTGGGCCGAACGCGGCGGTTCGCTTGCCGACGGCCATGGCAATTCCGTACCGCGCTTCCATGTCACCTGGGGCACGGGTCCCGGTGTGCTTGCTCCCTTTGTGCGGCGGGCAAAGGCTGCGGCGGAGGCGGGCAAGCTTACCTTGCTTTTCCGGCATCAGGTCGACCTGCTCACCGTCGAGAACAGCGCCGTGACCGGTTGCTCCGGCGTGGTGCTGGCCGGTGACGCCACGGTGCGCGGCGGGCGCAGCTCGCGCAATGTGGTCGGCGATTTCGAAGTGCGGGCAGGGGCCGTCATCGTCGCCTCCGGCGGGATCGGCGGCAATCATGATCTGGTGCGCAAGAGCTGGCCGGTGGAGCGGCTCGGGCCTCCACCGCAGTCGATGGTCGCGGGGGTCCCGCATCACGTCGATGGCCGCATGCTGGCGATCACCCAAGCCGCCGGCGGTGAAGTGATCAATGGCGACCGCATGTGGCATTACACTGAGGGTTTGAAGAACTGGGATCCGATCTGGCCCAATCACGGCATCCGCATCCTGCCCGGCCCGTCCTCCTTCTGGTGCGATGCGGAGGGCAATCGTTTCGCGCCACCCGCCATGCCGGGCTTCGATACGCTCGCGACGCTCAAAGCCATCCGGGCGCGAGGGCATGACTATTCATGGTTCATCCTCAATAAGGCAATCATCAAGAAGGAGTTCGCCCTGTCAGGGTCCGAGCAGAACCCGGACCTTACCGACAAGAACATCCCGCTGCTGCTCAAACGACTGGGCAACAACCCACCTGGACCGGTGCAGGCTTTCATGGACAAGGGCGAGGATTTCGTCGTGCGCGACACGCTGGAGGATCTGGTCGTGGGCATGAACGAGCTGTCGGGCGAGCATCGGCTCAGCGTGCATCACCTGCGCGCCCAGATCGAGGCGCGGGACCGCGAGATCGGCAACCGCTTCTCCAAGGATGCTCAGGTGACAGCGATCCGGGGCGCGCGCGCCTATCTCGGCGACAAGCTGATGCGCACGGCGAAACCGCACCGATTGCTCGATCCCGCCGCTGGACCCCTGATCGGTGTTCGGCTGCATATTCTTACCCGCAAAACGCTGGGGGGCCTGCATACCGATCTTGAGGCCCGTGTGCTCAACCGAGAAAACAAGCCGGTGCCAGGTCTTTACGCTGCCGGCGAGGTCTCCGGCTTTGGCGGCGGGGGTATGCATGGCTACAATGCACTCGAGGGTACGTTCCTCGGCGGTTGCCTGTTTTCGGGCCGTATCGCGGGGCGCAGCGCGGGGCGTTGA